One window of the Gemella haemolysans ATCC 10379 genome contains the following:
- a CDS encoding DUF5776 domain-containing protein, with product MSKELKEKVVETNTTDSTEEKDNSTSFFGRLKKQVKTFNFKNNESTTSINNQNHLDESALEKELREKEKEVKLKEKELKQRALELEKAKKKFEEQQRKIEEERKKNEIARAERERLEKERIAREKELERQRIEREKAEQRERERLEKERIAREKELERQRIEKEKAEQREKERIEKERIAREKELERQRIEKEKAEQREKERLEKERIAREKELERQRIEKEKAEQREKERIEKERIAREKELERQRIEKEKAEQREKERIEKERIAREKELERQRIEKEQAERRKREYRRKEKEFQILEDKKKIELLQKENEMREHENTLLSLQTTLISLEDKIEEKKLTIATLKNRNADKEKITLEEKRLNSLVAQKQITQKDIASEKKIIEKIQKNLEIGYKLDGLKKEIHSIKKEVVNEDETAFKVKYIDNNVRNIFVVALIYIKAFISKKVFRQKVENYDQIKKVSKNIKVRIATSVILAVILSLCFLVTLKFISSAKEHYVSFGETNTTAVDTTEEMKKQKEAEEKAKILEAQEKAEAARIDSDAQDEEITAKLAGTFTSYAFDVDRQVTVNKKIHAFKSASWSDQGEVIEPGTKLTVNKIVSPAGYLMYQISSGNLQGQFITANEKFVSVDSKNDELENFISRPVAIKFLATQNVYSDEAASKVKVTFGNGAQLNINGIGINNNRLIYHVSDGSFVPVNPVRVIEVNRETPKTKNIDNNDNKNASNSQSNQRTTR from the coding sequence ATGTCAAAAGAACTAAAAGAAAAAGTAGTTGAAACAAATACTACAGATTCGACTGAAGAAAAAGATAATTCAACATCTTTTTTTGGTCGTTTAAAAAAACAAGTAAAAACTTTTAATTTTAAAAATAATGAATCTACTACTTCTATTAATAATCAAAATCACCTTGATGAATCAGCTCTAGAAAAGGAACTTCGCGAGAAAGAAAAAGAAGTAAAATTAAAAGAAAAAGAATTAAAACAACGTGCACTTGAACTAGAAAAAGCAAAGAAAAAATTTGAAGAACAACAGCGTAAAATAGAAGAAGAACGCAAAAAAAATGAGATTGCACGCGCCGAAAGAGAGCGTCTTGAAAAAGAGCGTATTGCTCGTGAAAAAGAATTAGAACGCCAGCGTATCGAAAGAGAAAAAGCTGAACAACGTGAAAGAGAGCGTCTTGAAAAAGAACGCATTGCTCGCGAAAAAGAGCTAGAACGTCAACGTATCGAAAAAGAAAAAGCTGAACAACGTGAGAAAGAACGTATTGAAAAAGAACGTATTGCTCGTGAAAAAGAACTTGAACGTCAACGTATCGAAAAAGAAAAAGCTGAACAACGTGAGAAAGAACGTCTTGAAAAAGAACGTATTGCTCGTGAAAAAGAACTCGAACGTCAACGCATAGAAAAAGAAAAGGCTGAACAACGTGAAAAAGAACGTATTGAAAAAGAACGTATTGCTCGCGAAAAAGAACTTGAACGTCAACGCATAGAAAAAGAAAAAGCTGAACAACGTGAAAAAGAACGTATTGAAAAAGAACGTATTGCTCGCGAAAAAGAACTTGAACGCCAACGTATCGAAAAAGAACAGGCTGAAAGAAGAAAAAGAGAATATAGAAGAAAAGAAAAAGAATTCCAAATATTAGAAGATAAAAAGAAAATAGAGTTATTACAAAAAGAAAATGAAATGAGAGAACATGAAAACACTTTACTTTCATTACAAACAACACTAATTTCTTTAGAAGATAAAATCGAAGAGAAAAAATTAACTATTGCAACTCTTAAAAATAGAAATGCTGATAAAGAAAAAATAACTTTAGAGGAGAAAAGATTAAATAGTTTAGTAGCTCAAAAACAAATTACTCAAAAAGATATAGCCTCTGAGAAAAAAATTATTGAAAAAATCCAAAAAAACTTAGAAATTGGATATAAACTTGATGGTCTGAAAAAAGAAATACATAGTATAAAAAAAGAAGTAGTAAATGAAGATGAAACTGCATTTAAGGTTAAATACATCGATAATAATGTAAGAAATATCTTCGTAGTAGCTTTGATATACATTAAAGCTTTTATTTCGAAAAAAGTTTTTAGACAAAAAGTTGAAAATTACGATCAAATTAAAAAGGTATCAAAAAATATTAAAGTTAGAATTGCTACATCAGTTATATTAGCAGTAATACTATCACTTTGTTTCTTAGTTACACTTAAGTTCATTTCTTCAGCTAAAGAACATTATGTAAGCTTTGGAGAAACTAATACTACTGCTGTAGATACAACGGAAGAAATGAAAAAACAAAAAGAAGCCGAAGAAAAGGCTAAAATTTTAGAAGCACAAGAAAAAGCCGAGGCTGCTCGTATTGATTCTGATGCTCAAGATGAAGAAATAACTGCTAAACTTGCTGGAACTTTCACATCATATGCATTTGATGTGGATCGTCAAGTTACAGTTAACAAAAAAATTCATGCTTTCAAATCTGCAAGTTGGTCAGACCAAGGTGAAGTTATTGAACCTGGTACTAAATTAACTGTAAACAAAATTGTATCCCCTGCTGGATATTTAATGTATCAAATTTCATCAGGAAATCTACAAGGTCAATTTATCACAGCTAATGAAAAATTCGTATCAGTAGATTCTAAAAACGATGAACTTGAAAACTTTATTTCTCGTCCAGTAGCGATTAAATTCTTAGCTACACAAAATGTTTATTCTGATGAAGCAGCAAGCAAAGTTAAAGTTACCTTTGGTAATGGTGCACAACTTAATATTAACGGTATTGGAATTAATAACAACAGATTAATTTATCATGTATCTGATGGGTCGTTCGTACCTGTTAATCCAGTTCGTGTAATTGAAGTTAATAGAGAAACGCCTAAGACTAAAAACATAGATAATAATGATAATAAAAACGCCTCTAACT
- the tpx gene encoding thiol peroxidase, with the protein MKKTISFKGTPVTIEDKLNVGDVFPNFRAVTKTLSEFELSDYKGKNVIINTFPSIDTGVCALQTINFNREVRDLVDTVVITVSKDLPFALGRFCADKEINNAITVSDYKYRDFENNNGLLVEELGLLARAVFVLDKEGVIRYKEVLEEIGEEPNYKDALDELKKI; encoded by the coding sequence ATGAAGAAAACAATAAGCTTTAAAGGTACACCAGTAACAATTGAAGATAAATTAAATGTTGGAGATGTTTTTCCTAACTTCAGAGCTGTAACTAAGACTCTATCAGAATTTGAGTTATCAGATTATAAAGGGAAAAATGTAATTATCAATACATTCCCATCTATTGATACAGGGGTATGTGCTTTACAAACAATTAATTTTAATAGGGAAGTACGCGACTTAGTAGATACTGTAGTGATAACAGTTTCAAAAGATTTACCTTTTGCACTAGGAAGATTCTGTGCCGATAAAGAAATTAATAATGCAATTACTGTTTCTGACTATAAGTATCGTGATTTCGAAAATAATAACGGTCTTTTAGTTGAAGAATTAGGGTTATTAGCTCGTGCTGTATTTGTACTTGATAAAGAAGGTGTTATCCGCTATAAAGAAGTACTAGAAGAAATTGGTGAAGAGCCAAATTATAAAGATGCTCTAGATGAACTTAAGAAAATATAG
- a CDS encoding MptD family putative ECF transporter S component has translation MTELKYINKEDNKNLQIKDLITLGLYTILLILVMAVGIGISTLLTSVIFGGKVYFATYTSITAALVCGSVYSLIFNKINKNMAIFIMIAIIGIFMSVSGHSIVGGIVLIFAAVLAEIAFRYGNEYLSYLFFNLGNIGIILPMFFMKDSYVKHLQNRNYSDEKINLVMSSTDMKTFIFIVIFTIIFSIIGTYLGRKLYFKNFNKAGL, from the coding sequence ATGACAGAATTAAAATATATAAATAAAGAAGATAATAAGAATTTACAAATTAAAGATTTAATTACATTAGGTCTTTATACAATATTATTAATTCTTGTAATGGCGGTAGGTATTGGAATTTCTACACTATTGACATCAGTAATATTTGGAGGTAAAGTTTATTTTGCAACATACACTTCAATAACAGCTGCATTAGTGTGTGGTAGTGTATATAGCTTAATTTTTAACAAAATTAATAAAAATATGGCTATATTCATTATGATTGCAATTATAGGAATTTTCATGTCTGTTTCTGGTCACTCTATAGTGGGAGGAATAGTATTAATCTTTGCAGCAGTTTTAGCGGAGATTGCATTCAGATATGGAAATGAATATTTATCATACTTATTCTTTAATCTAGGAAATATTGGTATTATTCTACCAATGTTCTTTATGAAAGATTCATATGTAAAACATCTTCAAAATAGAAATTATTCAGATGAAAAGATAAATCTAGTAATGAGTAGTACAGATATGAAGACATTTATTTTTATAGTTATCTTTACTATAATATTCTCAATAATTGGAACATATCTAGGAAGAAAATTATACTTTAAGAATTTCAATAAAGCAGGACTATAG
- a CDS encoding energy-coupling factor transporter transmembrane component T, translating into MLRLDIRTKIFILVIANILMFKMMTVPVHLIVALCFSIYLGISSNFKRMSRFFGIYLFFTAYEVFFAHTVTLQVIDSFLLLTALMFKTLYFPLCAGMALVSSSKVSELICFLRSIKLPKKMIIVLAVLYRFFPVLLTDYKLIKNSLRMKGIGVSRGYYLLHPIKFFEYVFVPYVIISTNIANELSVSCLCRGIDNEEKPSSYIELKFNKIDYLTMIIVASAFCYIMYMR; encoded by the coding sequence ATGTTAAGGTTAGATATTAGAACTAAGATTTTTATATTAGTAATTGCTAATATACTAATGTTTAAAATGATGACAGTACCTGTTCACCTTATAGTAGCACTATGCTTTTCAATATACTTAGGAATTAGTTCAAACTTTAAGAGAATGAGTAGATTTTTTGGTATATATCTTTTCTTTACTGCATACGAAGTATTTTTTGCTCATACAGTTACATTACAGGTTATTGATAGTTTCTTGTTATTAACTGCATTAATGTTTAAGACACTGTATTTCCCATTATGTGCAGGTATGGCTTTAGTAAGTAGTTCAAAAGTTTCGGAACTGATTTGCTTTTTGAGAAGCATAAAGTTACCAAAGAAAATGATTATAGTACTAGCAGTACTATATAGATTTTTCCCAGTTTTACTTACAGATTATAAGTTAATAAAAAATTCATTACGAATGAAAGGAATTGGAGTAAGTAGAGGTTACTACTTACTTCATCCAATTAAATTTTTTGAATATGTATTTGTTCCTTATGTAATTATAAGTACCAATATAGCAAATGAGCTATCAGTATCTTGTTTATGTAGAGGAATAGATAACGAAGAGAAACCAAGTAGTTATATCGAATTAAAGTTTAATAAAATTGATTATTTAACTATGATTATTGTAGCAAGTGCTTTTTGTTATATTATGTATATGAGGTGA
- a CDS encoding ATP-binding cassette domain-containing protein yields the protein MITFKNFNYKYIESQKLNIEDLSLNIKKGECILFTGASGCGKTSILRVLNGLAPEFFDGGYSGELKVAHLNIGDKLKDFSKVVGSVFQNPKNQFFNLDSTSELAFSMENYGYSKSEIQSRIDEVISEFSAEYLLERNVLELSGGEKQKLAFMASMMLDADIYVLDEITSNLDLKSIQLISSIIETLKKKGKTIVVAEHRIYYLKDLIDRMYIIKDGKLIHEVTKEQLSDFDSRSCHTRQIDLSKVELGVKENRNFKEEFLNIERLEYKVHDRKVELQSESFAASKIYTIIGDNGCGKTTFANALCGLHKSKHKVKLDEKYLNNKDLVKNAFQVMQDVNYQLFTNQVEKEIKLGSDNLSLFDEVVDRLNIRKFLDRHPNTLSGGEKQRVAIASALLSNKKVLIFDEPTSGLDYINMIELSRLIEEIAKNDVVIFIITHDYEFLCQISDEVLYFDKEGIKERIEVNEENKNRILELMS from the coding sequence TTGATAACATTTAAAAATTTTAATTATAAATATATTGAATCACAAAAATTAAATATTGAAGATTTATCGCTTAATATAAAAAAAGGTGAATGTATCCTCTTTACAGGTGCTAGTGGTTGTGGAAAAACTTCTATTCTACGTGTTTTAAATGGATTAGCACCAGAATTTTTTGATGGTGGATATAGTGGTGAATTAAAAGTAGCTCACCTTAATATTGGAGACAAATTAAAAGATTTTTCAAAAGTAGTAGGGAGTGTTTTTCAAAACCCTAAAAATCAGTTTTTCAATCTTGATTCTACAAGTGAACTTGCCTTTAGTATGGAAAATTATGGTTATTCTAAATCAGAGATACAAAGTAGAATTGACGAAGTCATATCAGAATTTTCTGCAGAATATCTGTTGGAAAGAAACGTCTTAGAGCTAAGTGGTGGAGAAAAACAAAAACTAGCTTTTATGGCTAGTATGATGTTAGATGCTGATATATATGTTCTAGATGAGATAACTAGTAACCTCGATTTGAAGTCGATACAGCTTATTTCATCAATAATAGAAACATTGAAGAAAAAAGGTAAAACTATAGTTGTTGCTGAACATAGAATATATTATCTAAAAGATTTAATCGACAGAATGTATATTATCAAAGACGGTAAATTAATTCATGAAGTTACTAAAGAACAGCTATCAGATTTTGACAGCAGATCTTGTCACACAAGACAGATTGATTTATCTAAAGTAGAGCTAGGTGTTAAAGAAAATAGAAACTTTAAAGAAGAGTTTTTAAATATTGAAAGACTTGAATATAAAGTTCATGATAGGAAAGTTGAACTTCAAAGTGAAAGTTTCGCAGCTTCAAAAATCTATACTATTATCGGAGATAATGGTTGCGGAAAAACAACTTTTGCTAATGCTCTATGTGGTCTACATAAATCAAAACATAAAGTTAAATTAGATGAAAAGTATCTAAATAATAAGGATTTAGTGAAAAATGCCTTCCAAGTAATGCAAGATGTTAACTATCAATTATTTACTAATCAGGTTGAAAAAGAAATTAAGTTAGGTAGCGATAATTTATCGTTATTTGATGAAGTTGTAGATAGATTAAACATTAGAAAATTTTTAGATAGACATCCGAATACTTTATCTGGTGGAGAAAAGCAAAGAGTCGCTATTGCTTCTGCGCTTTTATCAAATAAAAAAGTACTAATCTTTGATGAACCAACTAGCGGTTTAGATTATATTAATATGATTGAACTAAGTCGCTTGATTGAAGAAATTGCTAAGAATGATGTTGTGATATTTATTATTACACATGATTATGAATTTTTATGTCAGATTTCAGATGAAGTTCTTTATTTTGACAAAGAAGGCATAAAAGAGCGTATTGAAGTTAATGAAGAAAATAAAAATAGAATATTAGAATTAATGAGTTAA
- the gltS gene encoding sodium/glutamate symporter, producing MLNIKMDMIQTVGLAVVILIIGRFLRKKVKFFETYCIPSPVIGGFLFAIINLFLRQMNLIIFEFDNTLQSFFMTLFFTSIGFNASWRLLKIGGRKVIMFLIVSIILVVLQNILAVGIGYATGVDPLIALLTGSTAMTGGHGTAAAMAPIVEELGHTGAKSVAIAAATFGLIAGSSLGGPLANRLIKGRKLEVVAEEVDNQQVRNDEFLFNNDVKKLDGESFAKAFFMILLAMFIGSYVSTFLNQFLNFPNYIGPMIVAAILRNISDHTTKFDLHYEEVHILEDVSLNLFLGMAMISLKLWELSSVAGQLAVLLLAQALLAWVFIYFVTFRFMGRNYDAAVLSAGHVGFGLGATPNGIANMQSVCDKYKHSHIAFFVMPIVGALFIDFFNVAIISGFFSFLSR from the coding sequence ATGTTAAATATTAAAATGGATATGATACAAACAGTAGGACTTGCTGTGGTTATTTTGATAATAGGTAGATTTTTACGAAAGAAAGTTAAATTTTTTGAAACGTATTGCATACCTTCACCGGTTATAGGGGGGTTTTTATTTGCGATTATTAATTTGTTTCTACGACAAATGAATTTGATAATATTTGAATTTGACAATACACTTCAGAGTTTCTTTATGACGTTATTTTTCACAAGTATTGGGTTTAATGCAAGTTGGAGATTATTAAAAATTGGTGGAAGAAAAGTTATTATGTTTTTAATAGTTTCAATAATATTAGTGGTACTGCAAAATATTTTAGCTGTTGGTATAGGATATGCAACAGGAGTTGATCCACTGATTGCATTATTAACAGGTTCAACGGCAATGACAGGAGGACACGGAACAGCGGCGGCAATGGCACCTATAGTAGAAGAGTTAGGACATACAGGAGCGAAGAGTGTAGCTATTGCAGCTGCTACTTTTGGACTTATTGCTGGTTCAAGTTTAGGTGGACCGCTTGCGAACAGATTGATAAAAGGTAGAAAACTAGAAGTAGTAGCTGAAGAAGTTGATAATCAACAAGTTAGAAATGATGAGTTTTTATTTAATAATGATGTAAAAAAACTAGATGGTGAAAGTTTTGCTAAGGCATTCTTTATGATACTTTTAGCGATGTTTATCGGAAGCTATGTATCTACATTTTTAAATCAATTTTTAAACTTTCCTAATTACATAGGTCCTATGATAGTAGCGGCAATACTAAGAAATATATCAGACCATACGACTAAATTTGATTTACACTATGAAGAAGTACATATTTTAGAAGATGTTTCGTTGAACTTATTCCTTGGAATGGCAATGATTAGTTTAAAATTATGGGAATTAAGTAGTGTAGCAGGTCAGCTAGCAGTATTATTACTTGCACAAGCGCTTTTAGCATGGGTATTTATTTACTTTGTAACATTTAGATTTATGGGTAGAAATTATGATGCAGCAGTATTATCAGCAGGACATGTAGGTTTTGGACTTGGAGCAACGCCGAATGGTATTGCAAATATGCAAAGTGTTTGCGATAAATATAAACACTCGCATATAGCATTTTTTGTAATGCCTATAGTAGGGGCACTATTTATAGATTTCTTTAATGTAGCAATAATAAGTGGCTTCTTCTCGTTCTTGTCTAGATAG
- a CDS encoding YSIRK-type signal peptide-containing protein (The YSIRK form of extended signal peptide directs nascent proteins to the cross-wall site, while signal peptides lacking YSIRK direct proteins instead to the cell pole. A large fraction of YSIRK proteins are surface proteins anchored by sortase-mediated processing of a C-terminal LPXTG motif.) produces MKNKKYSIKKLSTGIISIIIGIGTMKVGIINAQMESDNKVVIAEKGVIPDVEPIPPENVIEEPIRKPPIKSEEKPLTKPKEKPLVKPAPKPTEKPVEKPLKESSEKPIEKPSVKPAPKPTEKPVEKPLKESSEKPIEKLSVKPTEKPTEQPPGNPIEKSTTNTSETISKVEIKNDVLVGNLSGREIKVSFKKDSVSAEKLYVESLNDNELNQTIKYKLGSDYNIIETFEIHFEKNDKRVDSNVERTVTVAVVKKDNAELEVYHITDENTLEKVNSSYSTGELKFNINHFSKFTIVERIKIGSKDLEERTKIVIPEKIENKEKENNELPETNSIKDEKQLKILPKTGISVNSFISTGFILIIVASIIRNKKNHI; encoded by the coding sequence GTGAAGAATAAAAAATATTCTATAAAAAAATTATCAACTGGAATAATAAGCATCATTATTGGTATTGGCACAATGAAAGTTGGAATAATTAATGCGCAAATGGAGTCTGACAATAAGGTCGTAATAGCTGAAAAAGGAGTTATTCCAGATGTTGAACCAATTCCGCCAGAGAATGTAATAGAAGAGCCGATAAGAAAACCACCTATAAAATCAGAGGAGAAACCATTGACAAAACCAAAAGAAAAACCATTGGTAAAACCAGCACCAAAACCAACAGAAAAACCTGTGGAGAAGCCGTTGAAAGAATCATCTGAAAAACCAATAGAAAAACCATCGGTGAAACCAGCACCAAAACCAACAGAAAAACCTGTGGAGAAGCCGTTGAAAGAATCATCTGAAAAACCAATAGAAAAACTATCGGTGAAACCAACAGAAAAGCCAACAGAGCAACCACCTGGTAATCCAATAGAAAAATCAACTACTAATACTTCTGAAACAATTTCTAAAGTTGAAATTAAAAATGATGTATTAGTAGGGAATTTATCTGGACGTGAAATTAAGGTTTCTTTTAAAAAAGATAGTGTCTCTGCAGAAAAGTTATATGTAGAATCATTAAATGATAATGAGTTAAACCAGACTATTAAGTATAAACTAGGTAGTGATTATAATATTATAGAGACTTTTGAGATTCATTTTGAAAAAAATGATAAAAGAGTCGACAGTAACGTTGAACGCACAGTTACCGTTGCTGTTGTGAAAAAAGATAATGCCGAATTAGAAGTTTATCACATAACTGATGAAAATACTCTTGAGAAAGTAAATAGTAGCTATAGTACTGGTGAATTGAAATTTAATATTAACCATTTCAGTAAATTCACTATAGTAGAACGTATAAAAATAGGTAGCAAGGATTTAGAAGAAAGAACAAAAATTGTAATTCCAGAAAAAATAGAAAACAAGGAAAAAGAAAATAATGAATTACCTGAAACAAATAGTATTAAAGATGAAAAACAATTAAAAATACTTCCTAAAACGGGTATATCAGTAAATTCATTTATTTCTACAGGATTTATTTTAATAATTGTAGCTAGTATAATAAGAAATAAGAAAAATCATATATAA